In Terriglobus aquaticus, the genomic window TTCCTGAAGTCGTGGCAGCAGACCGGCGGCGGCGATGTAGCGTCGCTCAAGACCGCCGATCCGGCCAAGCTGATCTCCGCGCAACAGCAGTTCATTGAAGAGTGGCCGCAGCACTTTCCGCTGCGCTGCGAGATCGACGGCACCGTGCTGCCGCAGAAGCCGATTGAAGCAATCCGCAACGGCAGCAGTAAGGGCAAACGTCTGCTGCTAGGTACGAATCGCGATGAGAGCGCCAGCTTCGTCGGCCCGCACCCGACCAAGGACGCGCTCGCAGCCGACCTGGGCAACGTGCCGGTCGAGACCTTCGCGAAGATTTATCCGGAGTACGAAGAGATTTATCCCGACTGGACCAAGGAGCAGCGCCGCATTCGGTCGCTGACGGCGGAAGAATACTGGGTTCCAAGCATGCGCGTGGCCGAAGCGCACGCGCTGAACGGCGGCGAAACGTACGTCTATCGCACCGATTTTGTGGAGACCAGTGGACGCCTGAAGGGCGACGCCTATCACGGCATCGAGATGCCGGAGGTGTGGGGCACCTGGCGCAAGGACGTGGAAAACGCTGCTGCCGAACAGAAGCTTGCAGCCGAACTGCACACCGCCTGGGTTCACTTCATAAAGGGTGACGCGCCGTTTGCCGAAGGTCTGCCGAACTGGCCCCGATGGACGCCCGGCAATCGCGAAACCATGTTGTTGAGCGACAACAGCAAAGTGGAAACCAAGCCGCAGGAAGCCGAGCTGCGGCTTTGGGATGGAGTGCTGTAGCCGCTAAGGCTGTACGCGCTCCATCACGCCCTTTCGCAGGCGGAAGCGCTCGCCGCGCCACACCACCTCGTCGCCCGCGTACGTCCACGCCCACAGCAGCAGGGCGAAGCAGTCGCGCACGGGGATCAGCAGAATGTCGCGCAAGACCTGGCCATCGCGCAGCAGGCCCACGCCTCCGCACAGCGCAACCAAGATGCGCAGGAAGAGCACCAGCGAGAACAGCGAGATGCTGGGCAACGACGCTCCCGTTGCGATCACCGTTGCGATCGCCCACGGCACCGCGTGCAGCGTGACCGTGCCAAAGAATTGTGCGGGCCGCGCATCGCGCACGGTACGCCCCCAGCGGAGCTGGTGCTCGGCAAATCCGCGAAAGCTGTAGCGCGGAACGGAGGTGGCGACCACCTCGCGCATCAGGCGAACGGTGCGGCCGCTTTGGTACACGCGAGCGCCAAGTTCGTAGTCATCGGCAACATGATCGCGCAGCATCTGGAACCCGCCGATGCTGTCCAGCGTTTCGCGGCGCAGCGCCAGCGTTCCGCCCAGGCCGAAGCGCACGCCGCGCTCCAGCATGCGTGCCGAGAGGATGCCCGGCAGGAACTCCGTGCTGATGCCAAGCGCCTCCAGCTTCGACCAGATGCTGCCGCGCTCCGCCACTTGCGCGAAGTACGTCGCAGTCACCAGGCCGACGTTCGGCTCGGCCAGGTGCGCGGCGATGCGCTCCAGATAGTGCGGGCCAACGCGGATGTCCGCATCGTTGATGACGAGGACCTCGCCCAGCGCGTGCGGCACCATCTGCTCCAACGTGCTCACCTTGCCGTTCAATCCCAGCCGCTCCGGGCACGGGATCACGCGGACGGTCGATCCCGGGAACTCCTGCATCAGCTTTGCCGCCATCTGTTCCAGCGGCTCACCCGTCTCACTCGCGCCCAGCAGCAGTTCATAGCGGCCGCCGTACTGCTGCTGGCAATGGCTCGCAAAGCTGCGATACAGCCCCGGGTCGCTGCCCTTCACCGGTTTCAGAATGGAGACGGTCGGCGGCGCCGTGGCCAACGGCGGGTCGGTGACCTGCGCAAAGCTGCGCATGGCAACCAGCGCCAGCAGCAGGTAGAAGATGCCGGAGAACGTAAGCAGCAGCGTAATCAGCGGAATGACAAACACTGCTTTGAGAATAGATGGTACGAAGCACGAGCAGTTGACGGCGCCTTCTACATCACTCAGATTCGATTGGAGCAGTGTCATCCTGAGCGGAGCGAAGGATCTGCTTTCTGTTAGCCTCGGCACTCCAGTCGTATGGGGCTGCCTGCTTGCCCCACTCAGCACTCAAGTCGTCCCAAGTCGGATTCTCTGCCTCGATCAGCGCAACTTTGCGAGCGCGCGTCCAGCCCTTGATCTTCTTCTCGTAGGCGATTGCGTCTTCCACGTAGGGAAATCGCAGGTACCAGACGAGGCGGTTACAACGATACTTGCTGGTAAAGCCTTTGAAGGTACCGTTGCGGTGCTGGACGACGCGGCCCTCGATGTGGCTGGTCACACCGATTTACAAGGTGCGGCTGATGCTTGCCACGATGTAGACGTAGTAGAGGCGGTCCTTCACGCGAGCATTCTAGCGGCTGCGAACGAAAGGAGATCCTTCGCTTCGCTCAGGATGACACTGATCATCTTTAAGGGCGCAGATCTAGAGAGTCGCGAGGCTCCGGTCAGAAGAAAATATCTCCCGGTAAGCGATCTCGTAGCCTTTGCGCTGGTGCCTTGCAGTCAACGCGCCCGCGATGTCGTCGCCCTTCACGGTCTCCGTCTTTGGGTCCCAGTGAATGTGGTGGTCGGTCTTCATCGCCATCCAGTGCAGGAGGCACGTAGTGCAGGCACGGTGGCCGATCTCCGCAGTCGCGATGTTGGTCTTGCGGCTCTTCACGCAGTCCAGCCAATTGCCATGGTGGTCGTCGGCCGTGTAGGCGTGCCACTCGTTCGGCCCGATCACGGAGTCGACCACCTTCGGATTCGAAGCGCGCAGCGGAACGATGGGCACCGGCTTGGCAGAGCCACCGGAGTTGGCGGTGGCGGCAGGGGTGTTTGCGCCCGTGGGCGTGGCTGCGGCGGTAGGCGTGGTCATGCCGTCGCGGCAGACGAAGATCCAGCCGTCGGTGCCGATCCACTTGATGCCGTTCTCGTACGCGCCGGAGATCGTCATCTTCACGCCGTTCTCGTACAGGCCATAGGTCTTGAACGGCCCGTGCACGTCCCACAAGCCTGACTTCGGAAACTCCGCCTGTCCCCAGACTTCGATCGGTCCGGTCAGTTCCGTATTCATGCCCCAGTGCGCCGTGTCTACGTGGTGCGCGCCCCAGCCGGTGATCATGCCGGCGCCAAACTGCTCCATGCGCAGCCAGCCCGGCCGGTCGAAGCCCTGGACGGGCATCACCCGA contains:
- the hpnI gene encoding bacteriohopanetetrol glucosamine biosynthesis glycosyltransferase HpnI, producing MFVIPLITLLLTFSGIFYLLLALVAMRSFAQVTDPPLATAPPTVSILKPVKGSDPGLYRSFASHCQQQYGGRYELLLGASETGEPLEQMAAKLMQEFPGSTVRVIPCPERLGLNGKVSTLEQMVPHALGEVLVINDADIRVGPHYLERIAAHLAEPNVGLVTATYFAQVAERGSIWSKLEALGISTEFLPGILSARMLERGVRFGLGGTLALRRETLDSIGGFQMLRDHVADDYELGARVYQSGRTVRLMREVVATSVPRYSFRGFAEHQLRWGRTVRDARPAQFFGTVTLHAVPWAIATVIATGASLPSISLFSLVLFLRILVALCGGVGLLRDGQVLRDILLIPVRDCFALLLWAWTYAGDEVVWRGERFRLRKGVMERVQP
- a CDS encoding GIY-YIG nuclease family protein codes for the protein MTSHIEGRVVQHRNGTFKGFTSKYRCNRLVWYLRFPYVEDAIAYEKKIKGWTRARKVALIEAENPTWDDLSAEWGKQAAPYDWSAEANRKQILRSAQDDTAPIESE
- a CDS encoding Gfo/Idh/MocA family protein, with the protein product MIDRRSFLKTAAATAAAAGFPTIVPASVFGATAPSNRINIGAIGVGRISRGHDMPGVWQYTGVAGRDNRIVAVCDLSANRVKLAQQLVDETYAKKLGGNYTGTRGYADYRELLAQKDIDAVLISTPDHQHARLAVAAIKAKKDVYLQKPASLTIAEGRIMANHAAASSQIVQIGSQQRSWKQFARAVELVRNGRIGTVKEVEIGLPGDPAGGNPQPMPVPADFNYDAWLGSTPEVPYTVDRVMPVQGFDRPGWLRMEQFGAGMITGWGAHHVDTAHWGMNTELTGPIEVWGQAEFPKSGLWDVHGPFKTYGLYENGVKMTISGAYENGIKWIGTDGWIFVCRDGMTTPTAAATPTGANTPAATANSGGSAKPVPIVPLRASNPKVVDSVIGPNEWHAYTADDHHGNWLDCVKSRKTNIATAEIGHRACTTCLLHWMAMKTDHHIHWDPKTETVKGDDIAGALTARHQRKGYEIAYREIFSSDRSLATL